CACCAAGTTTGCCGCGGCCGGTGGAAACGGTGTTGATCGCTGTTTTGATCTTAGCCATCGCTGCGGATGCGCCTTCTCTGGTGCTGATATCAACAGAAGATAAACCAAGTGCATTAACATGCATATCACCAATGCTGAGTTCCAGCTGGTTGTAAGCATCGTTGGTGTCACCAATCTGAAGGGTCAGACCACCACCTGCGGAAAGACCTGAACCGTTTGCTAAAGTAGCAGTTGTTGCAGCTGCTAAAGTAGCGCCGGTTTTGGAACCTTCGAAGCTTACAGACATATCCACACCTGCATCGGACAACATTTTATTGACATCAGCTGCAGTGTATGATTTACCCGTTTCAAATCCAAGCGTTACATTTCCATCAGCAGCGACTTCAACACCGGCACTAGTTCCGTCAAAATCCAACGTACGCGTATCGGCTCCTGCCTTGGCTGCCGTAACAGTGATATCACCAGTAACTGCTGATGCCTGTTTTGCCGCTACAGATGTCATCGCTGCAACTACTGTACCTGCTCCATCCGCTCCAAACTTAAAGTCTCTGTCTACTGTCAGGGAAACCTTACCTGCTACTTCAGACGGAGTTCCTGTTGCACTGGCGATCAACTTATCAATATCCTTCTGAGTATAGGTTTTAGCCGCATCACCCTCTAAATTAATCGTCAGAGTTTTATCTCCACCCCAAGAAGCGCTGCTTGCAGTACCTTTTGCCACTGTTTTGATTTCTACTTTATATCCTTCAGGAGCTTCAAACGTAAACTTAGTAGCTGCATCTGTATTACCAGCTGCGCCTCCGGCTGTACTGCTTCCAAATATACCAGCAGTCCCAACACCCATGCTGCCATCCAACAGCTTAATGCCGTTAAAGTCAGTACCATCAGCAATACGGTTGATCTCGTCCTTCAGTGCAGAGATCTCATCCTGCAGAGCCTTACGGTCAACATCATCGGTGTAGGTGCCGTTGGCGGACTTGGTAGCCAGCTCGGTCATACGGTTTAACATGGAATGAACTTCCTGTAAGCCGCCCTCTGCGGTCTGGATCAGGGAGATAGCATCCTGGGAGTTGTCAGTTGCTGCTTCCAGGCCTTTGATCTGTGCTCTCATCTTCTCAGAGATTGCCAGCCCTGCTGCATCGTCGCCTGCACGGTTGATCCTGTAACCAGATGATAACTTCTCCAGTGACTTTGCTACTGCGCTGTTGTTAACGCCCAACTGTCTGTTGGAATTGAGTGCCATAATGTTGTGCTGAATCCTCATAATCATTACCTCCATGTAATTTGATTTCGGGAAATCCTTTTCCCTCTTTGTGATATGTTCCAATGCCGGACGGGCCCTGTCCAGCATCAGTGGAAGCTTCCGAAACATTCCATTTCTTCCGCTCTGATATATTTATCGTACCGGTACGGCTTTTCTTTAGAAAAAAAGTGCACAAAAAACCAAAAAGTTTTTGTGCACTTTATCCATATAAACTTTCCTGGATATAAAATTCCTCCAGGGAAAGACCATGTTCTTTTAAATACTTTGCTGCCTCCACGCCCACATATCGGAAATGCCACGGCTCATAGGAGATCCCGGTGATAGACTCCTTCCCCCGCTCATACCGCAGCGTGAATCCATACTCCCAGGAATGTTCCCGCAGCCAGATCCCCTCCGGGGTATTCTCAAACCCTTCCTCCAGCTTCTGATATCTCCTGGAAAAGAAATCCACCGCAAGTCCCAGGCAATGCTCACCGGAACCAGGTATGGAGATGGACTGCCTTGCCAGCACGTAGGATTCCTCCTTGGTATGTCCGCTTTTTACATAGCTCTTTACTTTCCTGTTAAATAGCATCTCCTGCCGGTCCAGGGTCCTGTATGCCGAACAGATGACAGGGGACAGGCCCGCTTCCTTCATGGCATCCAGCATCTCTATAAGAGGGTCGTAGATCCGCGCATCCACGCTCTGTTCCGTTCCCGGTATCTGTTTCAGCTCTACGGTATAGTCCTCCGGGACAGGATATTCCGCGTTGGTCAAGATCAGGCACCACATGTCTTCTTCCCGAAGGACCAGGCTGTCCTCTCCTGCGGTCTGCGG
This portion of the Clostridium sp. AN503 genome encodes:
- a CDS encoding flagellin, translated to MRIQHNIMALNSNRQLGVNNSAVAKSLEKLSSGYRINRAGDDAAGLAISEKMRAQIKGLEAATDNSQDAISLIQTAEGGLQEVHSMLNRMTELATKSANGTYTDDVDRKALQDEISALKDEINRIADGTDFNGIKLLDGSMGVGTAGIFGSSTAGGAAGNTDAATKFTFEAPEGYKVEIKTVAKGTASSASWGGDKTLTINLEGDAAKTYTQKDIDKLIASATGTPSEVAGKVSLTVDRDFKFGADGAGTVVAAMTSVAAKQASAVTGDITVTAAKAGADTRTLDFDGTSAGVEVAADGNVTLGFETGKSYTAADVNKMLSDAGVDMSVSFEGSKTGATLAAATTATLANGSGLSAGGGLTLQIGDTNDAYNQLELSIGDMHVNALGLSSVDISTREGASAAMAKIKTAINTVSTGRGKLGAIQNRLEHTINNLGVTTENITSAESRIRDVDMAKEMMNYTKNSVLVQSAQAMLAQANQQPQSILQLLQ
- a CDS encoding M15 family metallopeptidase; amino-acid sequence: MGKKKSGSKPAVRNRRVIIYTFVLILALFYISAHHTLERERQAQAAQIAEAGAERPEGLESAHQDAVRVEAPAQELMQTPQTAGEDSLVLREEDMWCLILTNAEYPVPEDYTVELKQIPGTEQSVDARIYDPLIEMLDAMKEAGLSPVICSAYRTLDRQEMLFNRKVKSYVKSGHTKEESYVLARQSISIPGSGEHCLGLAVDFFSRRYQKLEEGFENTPEGIWLREHSWEYGFTLRYERGKESITGISYEPWHFRYVGVEAAKYLKEHGLSLEEFYIQESLYG